A window from Pseudoliparis swirei isolate HS2019 ecotype Mariana Trench chromosome 17, NWPU_hadal_v1, whole genome shotgun sequence encodes these proteins:
- the nanp gene encoding N-acylneuraminate-9-phosphatase, with translation MEAKAVKAILFDLDNTLIETSRAGRSAITKTRELLKAALALDDGTISSVCDQFQQKLHQETFDPSAGRSIDEVRVGHWEESIQEAVGGASPPALAARCYYLWKTSRLEALGLSAAVRDLLKRLRGGGYKLLLLTNGEPQTQREKVEAVGCEEFFDAIVIGGEHAEQKPFGSIFALCFERLQVEARHCVMVGDSLDTDIQGGVNANVRATVWIGDGARPDGSVAPDYTIATVLELPHVLQLLT, from the exons ATGGAGGCTAAAGCGGTGAAGGCGATCCTGTTCGACCTGGACAACACGCTCATTGAGACCAGTCGGGCGGGTAGAAGTGCGATAACAAAG ACCCGTGAGCTTCTGAAGGCCGCGCTGGCCCTGGACGACGGCACAATCAGCAGCGTCTGTGACCAGTTCCAGCAGAAGCTTCACCAGGAAACCTTTGACCCCTCGGCCGGCAGGTCCATCGACGAGGTCCGCGTGGGCCACTGGGAGGAGAGCATCCAGGAGGCCGTGGGCGGAGCTTCTCCACCTGCGCTGGCAGCTCGGTGCTACTACCTGTGGAAAACCAGCCGCCTGGAGGCCCTCGGCCTGTCCGCCGCCGTGCGCGACCTCCTGAAGCGACTGCGCGGCGGCGGCtacaagctgctgctgctgaccaaCGGGGAGCCTCAGACCCAGAGGGAGAAGGTGGAGGCGGTGGGCTGCGAGGAGTTCTTCGACGCCATCGTGATCGGGGGGGAGCACGCTGAGCAGAAGCCGTTCGGCTCCATCTTCGCGTTGTGCTTCGAGCGGCTGCAGGTGGAGGCGCGGCACTGCGTGATGGTGGGCGACTCGCTGGACACGGACATCCAGGGAGGGGTCAACGCCAACGTGAGGGCGACGGTCTGGATCGGCGATGGCGCCAGGCCCGACGGGTCGGTGGCGCCCGACTACACCATCGCCACGGTGCTGGAGCTGCCTCACGTTCTACAGCTACTGACATAA
- the polr1b gene encoding DNA-directed RNA polymerase I subunit RPA2 yields the protein MDSSIKWDDLPKAPSLKNLTEGGFGALKASQHAAVQGLTKAHIESFDQAVTDGLSRVVQAIPPLEFAFKEDRFSLAFVEAAVYKPVVAKGSICREMKVYPAECRGRKCTYKGKIVADVSWSINGVPKGIIKQSLGQVPIMVKSKMCNLQGMSPTELVKHHEEAEEMGGYFIVNGNEKVIRMLIMPRRNYPIAMSRPKWKSRGQGYTQYGISIRCVKEEHTAINMNLHYLDNGTVMLNFIYHKEMFFLPLGFALKALVDFTDFQIYQELIKGREENSFYRSCASEMLRLVMEEGCVTRSKVLDYFGERFRVKLSLPEWYTNEQCAKFLIEECICIHLKSDVEKFHLLCLMTRKLFSFAKQECMEENPDSITCQEVLTPGQLYLMFMKERMSAWLMSVKLSFDKRGSRLAGGWNAENVMKIFNMGTDLTKPFEYLLATGNLASKTGLGMLQNTGLCVVADKLNFIRYLSHFRCVHRGAAFAKMRTTSVRKLLPESWGFMCPVHTPDGDPCGLMNHMTAICEIVTSSVSTTSLPALLCSLGVTPVDASPGQAFTNCYPVILDGAVVGWVETELASVVVDSLRRFKVLKEKRIPPWTEIILVPKTGKASLYPGLFLFTTPCRMMRPVRNLALGQQELIGTFEQLYVNVGIVEDEIEPGVTTHQELFPHSMLSVVANFIPYSDHNQSPRNMYQCQMSKQTMGFPLHSFMDRSDNKLYRLQTPQTPLVRPYMYDHYNLDNYPSGTNAIVAVISYTGYDMEDAMIVNKSSWERGFAHGCILKAELVDLAEKVRGQDSVVFGTKPGDPQTLGKLDDDGLPHIGSTLQYGDPFYSYINLNTGQAVVNFYKSQEACVVDNIKICSNDTGTGQFKRVCITVRVPRNPTIGDKFASRHGQKGILSRLWPAEDMPFTESGMAPDILFNPHGFPSRMTIGMLIESMAGKSGALHGLSHDATPFTFSEESSALEYFGEMLRAGGYNYYGTERLYSGVSGQELEADIFIGVVYYQRLRHMVSDKFQVRTTGARDKVTNQPVGGRNIQGGIRFGEMERDALLAHGSSFLLQDRLFNCSDRSVTQVCVDCGSLISPLLEKPPPYWSALRHRKTVCLLCGKSDGIDSVSVPYVFRYFVAELAAMNIKVKLDVK from the exons ATGGACTCCTCAATAAAGTGGGACGATTTGCCCAAAGCTCCGAGTCTGAAGAACCTGACGGAGGGCGGGTTCGGGGCCCTGAAGGCGTCTCAGCACGCCGCCGTCCAGGGCCTCACGAAGGCCCACATCGAGTCCTTCGACCAGGCTGTCACGGACGGGCTGAGCCGGGTGGTGCAG GCCATCCCTCCCTTGGAGTTCGCATTCAAAGAAGACCGCTTCAGCCTGGCGTTCGTGGAGGCCGCCGTCTACAAGCCGGTGGTGGCCAAAGGGAGCATCTGCCGGGAGATGAAGGTGTACCCGGCCGAGTGCCGGGGGAGGAAATGTACATACAAGGGGAAGATAGTG GCAGATGTCAGCTGGTCGATCAACGGAGTCCCTAAAGGCATCATCAAGCAGTCCCTGGGTCAGGTGCCGATTATGGTGAAATCCAAAATGTGCAACCTGCAAGGCATGTCGCCCACAGAGCTTGTGAAGCACCACGAGGAGGCGGAG GAAATGGGAGGCTACTTCATCGTGAATGGAAACGAGAAGGTTATCCGCATGCTGATCATGCCGAGAAGAAACTATCCGATCGCCATGTCCAGACCAAAGTGGAAGAGCAGGGGCCAGGGGTACACTCAGTATG GTATCTCCATCCGCTGCGTGAAGGAGGAGCACACGGCCATCAACATGAACCTCCACTACCTGGACAACGGCACCGTGATGCTGAACTTCATCTACCACAAAGAGATGTTCTTCCTGCCCCTCGGCTTCGCACTCAAg GCTCTGGTGGACTTCACAGATTTCCAGATCTACCAGGAGCTGATCAAAGGCCGCGAGGAGAACTCGTTCTACAGAAGCTGTGCGTCGGAGATGCTGCGCCTCGTCATGGAGGAGGGCTGCGTCACGCGCAGCAAGGTGCTCGACTACTTCGGGGAGCGCTTCCGTGTCAAGCTCAGCCTCCCCGAGTGGTACACCAACGAGCAGTGCGCCAAGTTCCTGATAGA AGAGTGCATCTGCATCCACCTGAAGTCTGACGTGGAGAAGTTCCACCTGCTGTGCCTGATGACCAGGAAGCTGTTCAGCTTCGCCAAGCAGGAGTGCATGGAGGAGAACCCCGACAGCATCACCTGCCAGGAGGTGCTCACGCCCGGGCAGCTCTACCTCATGTTCATGAAG GAGCGGATGTCGGCCTGGCTGATGTCTGTGAAGCTCTCCTTTGACAAGAGGGGCAGCCGCCTGGCCGGAGGATGGAACGCAGAGAACGTGATGAAGATCTTCAACATGGGCACCGACCTCACCAAACCCTTTGAGTACCTGCTGGCCACGGGGAACCTCGCCTCCAAGACCG GCCTCGGCATGTTGCAGAACACGGGCCTGTGCGTCGTCGCCGACAAGCTCAACTTCATCCGCTACCTGTCCCACTTCCGCTGCGTGCACAGGGGGGCGGCGTTCGCCAAGATGAGGACCACGTCCGTCCGTAAGCTGCTGCCCGAGTCCTGGGGCTTCATGTGTCCCGTGCACACCCCGGACGGAGACCCCTGTGGACTCATGAACCACATGACGGCCATCTGTGAGATCGTGACCTCCAGCGTGAGCACCACGTCGCTGCCCGCGCTGCTCTGTTCCCTCG GCGTCACTCCAGTGGACGCATCTCCCGGCCAAGCCTTTACCAACTGCTACCCCGTGATCCTGGACGGGGCCGTGGTGGGCTGGGTGGAGACCGAATTGGCCTCGGTCGTGGTCGACTCCCTGCGTCGGTTCAAG GTGCTGAAAGAGAAGCGGATCCCTCCCTGGACGGAGATCATCCTGGTTCCCAAAACGGGGAAGGCCAGCTTGTACCCCGGCCTGTTCCTCTTCACCACCCCCTGCCGGATGATGCGGCCCGTACGCAACCTGGCACTGGGCCAGCAGGAGTTGATCGGCACCTTtgaacaa CTCTATGTCAATGTGGGCATCGTGGAGGACGAGATCGAGCCGGGCGTGACCACGCACCAGGAGCTCTTCCCCCACAGCATGCTCAGCGTGGTGGCCAACTTCATCCCCTATTCGGACCACAACCAGAGTCCGAGGAACATGTACCAGTGTCAGATGA GTAAGCAGACGATGGGGTTCCCCCTGCACTCCTTCATGGACCGCTCGGACAACAAGCTGTACCGGCTCCAGACCCCGCAGACCCCGCTGGTCAGGCCCTACATGTACGACCACTACAACCTGGACAACTACCCCAGCGGCACCAACGCCATCGTGGCCGTCATCTCCTACACGGGCTACGACATGGAGGATGCCATG ATTGTGAACAAGTCCTCGTGGGAGAGAGGCTTCGCCCACGGGTGCATCCTCAAGGCCGAGCTGGTGGACCTGGCAGAAAAGGTGCGGGGGCAAGACAGCGTGGTGTTTGGGACGAAGCCCGGCGACCCGCAGACGCTCGGGAAGCTGGACGACGACGGGCTCCCGCACATCGGATCCACGCTCCAGTACGGAGACCCGTTCTACAGCTACATCAACCTGAACACGGGCCAGGCCGTCGTCAACTTCTACAA GAGCCAGGAGGCCTGCGTCGTGGACAACATCAAGATCTGCAGCAACGACACGGGAACGGGCCAGTTCAAGCGCGTCTGCATCACCGTGCGCGTGCCGAGGAACCCGACCATCGGCGACAAGTTCGCCAGCCGCCACGGCCAGAAGGGCATCCTGAGCCGCCTGTGGCCCGCCGAGGACATGCCCTTCACCGAGAGCGGCATGGCGCCCGACATCCTGTTCAACCCCCACGGCTTCCCCTCGCGCATGACCATCGGGATGCTCATCGAGAGCATGGCCGGCAAGTCCGGCGCCCTCCACGGGCTGAGCCACGACGCCACGCCCTTCACCTTCTCCGAGGAGAGCTCCGCGCTCGAGTACTTCGGCGAGATGCTGCGGGCGGGCGGCTACAACTACTACGGCACGGAGCGGCTGTACAGCGGCGTGAGCGGCCAGGAGCTGGAGGCCGACATCTTCATCGGCGTCGTCTACTACCAGCGGCTGCGTCACATGGTCTCCGACAAGTTCCAGGTGAGGACGACCGGCGCCAGAGACAAGGTGACCAACCAGCCGGTCGGCGGCAGGAACATTCAGGGCGGGATCCGCTTCGGGGAGATGGAGCGCGACGCCCTGCTCGCCCACGGCTCCTCCTTCCTGCTGCAGGACCGCCTCTTCAACTGCTCCGACCGCTCGGTGACGCAGGTGTGCGTGGACTGCGGCAGCCTGATCTCGCCGCTGTTGGAGAAGCCGCCGCCCTATTGGTCGGCGCTGCGCCACCGCAAGACCGTCTGCCTGCTGTGCGGCAAGAGCGACGGCATCGACTCGGTGTCCGTGCCGTACGTGTTCCGCTACTTCGTGGCCGAGCTGGCGGCGATGAACATCAAAGTGAAACTGGATGTGAAGTGA